Below is a window of Camelina sativa cultivar DH55 chromosome 11, Cs, whole genome shotgun sequence DNA.
AGTTCCATCTCTCAAGACTTTATCCTTGCGTACAGTGAATAAAGTTGAAGACGATGCACAAGGGTTTGTGATAGATGCTCCTTCTCTGGAATGGTTGAAACTTGTTGATTATACGGGTGGGTTTTGTGTCATTGAAAATAATATGCCTAATATTGAAGAGGCATATATTGACGTCGAGTATCATCTTCCTCGTAAGATTCTGACTTCTATAGTTTCAGTCCAGCATCTCGACTTATGTTTACTAACGTCAAAGGTATTTTCTTGGTTACCTGCGAGTTTGTTGTTTATatcattcttgtttcttttttttttaatgggaatcAGTAAATCAGTAAGTGTTATTAATAGCCTTTCTTTTGCAGGATGCATATCCACTTGGTAGTATCTTCCGATGTCTTATACATTTAAAGATATGCACATGTGACACAGAATGGTTGAATCTACTTATGCGTGTGCTTAATGATTCACCTAAATTACGAGCTCTCAAACTGGAACAGGTCTATATATTTCAAACCATTTCATTTGAGAGTCTTTTGACTAGTGGTGTATCCAACTACTTATCTCAGTATATATGTTTACATACACTTCTTTCTTGTCAATTTTTATACCAGTACCATCCCCTTCGAGCTGACGAACCACGCCCTTGCTGGAGTGAACCGAATCGGGTTCCAATGCTATCGAGTCTTAAAACTCTCGAATGGGTTAAGTATGAAGGAacgaaagaagagaaagaagtggCGGCTTTCATCTTAAGAAGGGGAAGATTCTTAGATAAAGtaacaatcaaaccaaaatccacCTGCCACCGCGAGAAACTTGAAATGATAAAGGAGTTGTCGCTTTTGCCAAGAAGTTCGTCTACTTGCAGCCTTTCGTTTGACTGAAGTTACAGGTTCAGCtccgagagagagaggaaatgTGTTTAATATTCTAGTGGTTTGGTCTGAATCTTAGATTCTGAGTCGTCTTAAGCACTTTATTATGTCTTCTTTACCAAACAAAttccttaagtttttttttgctctgcGTCTTTGCGTTGGTACGAAGAAAGAAGCATAAGAAacaactacatatatatatatatatatatatatatatatatatactagataaatACCCCATCGTGCAGgcttaaaagtttataaataaaattaaatttaataaaactatattaaaatttattttatattatttatatatttttctgctatatttatatatgtattttaccattaaaaatgtatgttttacaccaaggtatattgtatgttacaaatatattatttaccaccaccgagaaaatgtttatataaacaaattaggtcaattattatatgtctctttacttttacatttgcatagtttctttaatcactaaaattgttggctcaaaattttttttgagtaaaaaataaattacatcacaatagtgtatgactaatcatggagagaacctcggttctgtcttcatcccttatggagaaaACCTTGAGTTAAACCTTCTCCACAATAGAGAGAACCTTcactccaccttcctcccttacGGAGATAACTTtgcgtccaaccttctccacaaTAGAGATAATCTTCGCTCCACTTTCCTCTcttagggagataaccttgcgtccaacctccacCACTtttctcccttggagagataaccttgtgtccaacctcttccaccatagag
It encodes the following:
- the LOC104726183 gene encoding probable FBD-associated F-box protein At1g32375, whose product is MDRISQLPDELLLRILSLLPSAKDVVATMVLSKRWQFLWMFVPRLVYDDDSYQGIIDYGRFSRFVDRSLIFHKAPVLETLHFKLGKICGAGDIHVWIRAADKCSVRELIIEIHTSSSVTQAPLPRSLYTGCSMLVKLKLDNAVLVDVIFSSVSFPSLKTLSLLAVEYPGDDFVKRLLSGCPVLEDLDVVQCPDDNVTIFTVKVPSLKTLSLRTVNKVEDDAQGFVIDAPSLEWLKLVDYTGGFCVIENNMPNIEEAYIDVEYHLPRKILTSIVSVQHLDLCLLTSKDAYPLGSIFRCLIHLKICTCDTEWLNLLMRVLNDSPKLRALKLEQYHPLRADEPRPCWSEPNRVPMLSSLKTLEWVKYEGTKEEKEVAAFILRRGRFLDKVTIKPKSTCHREKLEMIKELSLLPRSSSTCSLSFD